The DNA segment GGTTCCTAGACCGCGGGACGTTAGAGTAGCAGGAGGTTATAGAGGCACGACGGCGCAGTGACGGATCCCCTGGTGGGGGAGCGCTCGGTACGTCGCTACTGAGCCGCCGAAAGGATCCATGTGAATACTCTCGCAGTTGCACCGAGGGTTTCATCCATGCGCTGGCGGAGTGGACTCTGGTGGCTCGCTGGCGGTGCTCTGGCGCTGGTCATGGTGATCGGTTACTACCTGACGGTGAACAGTGGCACACCGATGGCCCAGAGCATCGGGAACATCAGCCTTCTGGCGTTCAGCCTCGCCGCCGCCATCAGCTGCGCCGCGGGTGCCCGGCGCGATAAGGACTCGGCTAAGGCATGGTGGGTGCTGGCAACGGCAATGCTCGCCTGGTTTGGCGGGATGCTGGCATGGACCTACTTCGGAATCACCCGCGATCACCTCTATCCCTTCCCCTCGATTGCTGACCTCGGATTCATTGGTTATGCCGTGCCAGCCACTGCCGCACTATTCCTGTTTCCTCGGCCGTCAGCAACCCTTGTGTCCCGCCTCCACACCCTGCTCGACGGCGGAGTGATCGCCGCAACTGTGCTGTTTATCAGCTGGGCGACGGTTCTTGGACCCGCTTATCGATCCTCCGAGCAGGCATTCATCGGGCAACTTACCGGCACCTCGTACCCGGTGGTCGATGTGATCATCATTTCCCTGGTGCTCGTGCTGGGCATCCGACGCCCGGTGGGTGACCGGCTGCGCTGGTTCTGTATGGGGGGTGGACTGCTTGTCCTCGCCGTTACCGACAGCGTCTACGTCCGCCTGGTCTTTGAGGGCGCGACAGGGTCCACCGGTTCCCCGCTCGCCATCGGCTGGATGCTCGCCTTCGGGCTCATCGCCCTCGCGCCGTTTGTACCGCGCAGCACGCGAGTGGAGGGCGATCGCCACCGGTATGCGGTGGCGCTGGAACTGGTGCCCTACGTCCCGGTGGTTGTGGCGATCATGGTGTCGGGCTACATCACTGTCGGCACCTACCCAGTCCAGCTCGGCATTGGGTTGGTGGCACTGGTGCTACTGGTGGTCCGCCAGGTTTTGATCGTCATCGAGAATGTGACCCTTACCCGCGGACTGGCTGACCAGGTGGCGGCGCGCACGGCGGAGCTCGAGGGGCTCGGTGCGATCGTCACCTCGTCCTCGGACGCGATCTTCGGTTACACCCCGGACGGCAAGATTGTCAGCTGGAACCCCGGAGCGGAACGGATCTTCGGGTACCCGGCGGCTGACACGATCGGCCGGGACAAAGATTTCTTCGTGCCGGCGTCGGCACGAGCAGACAATGAGGCCGCGCAGGCTCTCGTGGCCGCAAGCGGGGAGGGTCATAGTTTCGAAACGGAACGTTTGCGCAGCAACGGATCAGTCGTGCAGGTCTCGATGACTATCTCCCCGGTGTTCACCGATGGGGTGATGCGTGGGATGGCAACCATTGCCCAGGACATCAGCGATCGGCGCGCTGCGGAGACCGAGCTGCGCAACGCGAGGGAGGCGGCACTGGAGGCGACCCGCCTGAAGTCGGAATTCCTGGCAACCATGAGTCACGAGATCCGCACCCCGATGAACGGGGTGATCGGATTGACGGGATTGCTGCTGGACACCCCGCTGGATTCCACCCAGCGGCAGTACGCCCAGGGGGTCAAGGGTGCCGGAGAGTCGCTGCTGCTGCTGATCAATGACATCCTCGACTTCTCGAAACTCGAAGCCGGCCGGATCAACCTGGAGATGGAGTCCTTCGACCCGCGCAACCTCATCGACGAAGTGGCTGGCCTCCTCGCGGAGGGTGCACGACGGAAGAATTTGGAGCTGATTGCCTACTGCCTTCCCGAGGTGCCCCAGCATCTGGTCGGAGACGCCGGGCGGA comes from the Arthrobacter sp. CAN_C5 genome and includes:
- a CDS encoding response regulator, whose product is MNTLAVAPRVSSMRWRSGLWWLAGGALALVMVIGYYLTVNSGTPMAQSIGNISLLAFSLAAAISCAAGARRDKDSAKAWWVLATAMLAWFGGMLAWTYFGITRDHLYPFPSIADLGFIGYAVPATAALFLFPRPSATLVSRLHTLLDGGVIAATVLFISWATVLGPAYRSSEQAFIGQLTGTSYPVVDVIIISLVLVLGIRRPVGDRLRWFCMGGGLLVLAVTDSVYVRLVFEGATGSTGSPLAIGWMLAFGLIALAPFVPRSTRVEGDRHRYAVALELVPYVPVVVAIMVSGYITVGTYPVQLGIGLVALVLLVVRQVLIVIENVTLTRGLADQVAARTAELEGLGAIVTSSSDAIFGYTPDGKIVSWNPGAERIFGYPAADTIGRDKDFFVPASARADNEAAQALVAASGEGHSFETERLRSNGSVVQVSMTISPVFTDGVMRGMATIAQDISDRRAAETELRNAREAALEATRLKSEFLATMSHEIRTPMNGVIGLTGLLLDTPLDSTQRQYAQGVKGAGESLLLLINDILDFSKLEAGRINLEMESFDPRNLIDEVAGLLAEGARRKNLELIAYCLPEVPQHLVGDAGRIRQVLLNLLSNAVKFTAAGEIAIRVHPVDVADTHGGDHRSMIRFEVQDTGIGVEVTDHERLFESFAQADASTTRRYGGTGLGLAISRRLTEAMGGTIGVASTPGAGSTFWFTLPLAGSKSMTAPESNLLDELRVLVVDDNATNRLVLESQLGSWRMNTAAVETGDVAIERLLAAADAGEPFDIAVLDMCMPDINGIDLAEAINSHPELAATRLILLTSNGHIDRDRLAAAGVSEWLTKPVRSSALYDRLMHLMTATDAEPAPETVRSRTVQLQDAQYGSDARILVVEDNAVNQLVAESMLLKLGYRVDLVGDGTEAVKATSHETYAAVLMDCHMPVMDGFEATRAIRGRGGAHLPIIAMTAGALSEDRERCRAAGMDDYLAKPVDITRLQTTLLRWVGTPAVAPAVTTAPTPAADVVHAEPREVVDPARLEVLRGLGADDGWGVLPAAAAAFLGAVPGDLAELREALERGTGLGDAAHKLRGAAANIGADGVAALCAELEDASRGGSGVHPEKLTELEAELELVSVALAESVVGAP